The following proteins are co-located in the Hevea brasiliensis isolate MT/VB/25A 57/8 chromosome 11, ASM3005281v1, whole genome shotgun sequence genome:
- the LOC110637112 gene encoding uncharacterized protein LOC110637112, translated as MARTKRKSPVVEAASSSSSASDDVPVAALRKKMKGKQNLPKSKSASESSHSSKGVESPKSTPEKKKTVQKQGMDTKRKMGWLDVCECANEYYPRLVQEFYRTMRTVDEDRFEVILNTNTYSVSVELIATALNLPNDGNRISTHKDVARVAGFNLVEFENEVFPANTAKNEKSTSTKALQHIKIIHSMVNYVFCPKSGSYGYLSHLDMCIMWHIVHKVRLNLAYLVFKNMCKAYGIGKLPYAHLLSAVFKELHVNVSKESSRADLIVLREIHSDTDGRKTRFEKGGSSSAKVDSESVSAVLSEIQGIKATVNEHFSSTNQSLDILRKFVDVVDYKVSHLLTQNEELKKLIMDLQQAKEIGVPTKVEVATQVSADKGESNKVEESPAAMAYESGQVAEPELEPIVDAHVEHASDQVLEPEIGPTADVPTELDGNKVVAAESELPKEGEKVLESEQVVEPSPAPLVETADVPTQHQETSFKDHQASAQTQLSAAAAPAAKKGKKRYKSTMSNPYQTLATALEPPSEDDEAEKDDQVPDQAPPVPVIKLPRKKMVPSKSTRRSKRLK; from the exons atGGCTCGCACCAAACGAAAATCCCCTGTTGTTGAAGCTGCTTCATCTTCCTCGTCAGCCTCTGACGATGTTCCTGTCGCGGCATTgcgaaagaaaatgaaaggaaagcaAAACTTGCCGAAATCAAAATCAGCTAGTGAGTCTTCACACTCGTCCAAGGGTGTCGAATCCCCTAAATCGACGCCAGAAAAGAAAAAGACAGTACAGAAGCAAGGGATGGATACCAAACGAAAAATGG gatGGTTGGATGTATGTGAATGTGCGAATGAGTACTACCCTAGGCTTGTTCAAGAGTTTTATAGAACCATGAGAACTGTTGATGAGGATCGATTTGAAGTGATTTTGAATACAAATACATATAGTGTTTCTGTTGAATTGATAGCCACGGCTTTAAACTTGCCCAATGATGGAAATCGAATTTCCacacataaggatgttgctagAGTAGCAGGATTCAATCTGGTTGAGTTTGAAAATGAGGTGTTCCCTGCTAACACTGCTAAAAATGAGAAATCCACCAGTACAAAAGCCCTCCAGcatatcaaaattattcacagtatggtgaactatGTGTTCTGTCCGAAATCTGGTAGCTATGGTTATTTGAGTCACTTggacatgtgtattatgtggcacattgtGCATAAAGTTAGGTTGAATCTAGCTTATTTAGTTTTCAAAAACATGTGCaaagcctatgggattggaaaactgccgTATGCACACCTTCTGTctgctgtgtttaaagagctaCATGTGAATGTTTCTAAGGAAAGCTCTCGGGCTGACTTGATAGTGCTTAGAGAAATCCATTCAGACACTGATGGGAGAAAGACAAGATTTGAAAAGGGTGGTTCCTCCTCTGCTAAGGTTGATTCTGAATCAGTCAGTGCAGTTTTGAGTGAAATTCAAGGGATAAAAGCTACTGTTAATGAACATTTTAGTTCAACAAATCAGTCCCTTGACATTCTCAGAAAATTTGTTGATGTAGTTGACTATAAAGTGAGTCACCTGCTCActcaaaatgaggagttaaaGAAGCTGATAATGGACCTTCAGCAGGCCAAGGAAATTGGAGTTCCAACTAAAGTTGAGGTTGCTACTCAAGTTTCTGCTGATAAGGGAGAAAGCAACAAAGTTGAAGAGTCTCCTGCTGCTATGGCATATGAAAGTGGCCAAGTAGCTGAACCTGAACTTGAACCTATAGTGGATGCCCATGTTGAGCATGCTAGTGACCAGGTCCTTGAACCTGAGATTGGTCCTACAGCTGATGTACCTACTGAACTTGATGGTAACAAGGTTGTAGCAGCTGAAAGTGAGTTACCAAAGGAAGGTGAAAAGGTTCTAGAATCTGAACAAGTTGTTGAACCTTCACCTGCTCCACTAGTTGAGACTGCTGATGTTCCTACACAGCACCAGGAAACTTCTTTCAAAGACCACCAAGCTAGTGCTCAAACTCAGCTCTCTGCAGCTGCTGCCCCTGCAGCCAAGAAAGGTAAGAAAAGGTACAAGTCCACTATGTCCAATCCCTATCAAACGTTAGCTACTGCTCTTGAACCCCCTTCTGAAGACGATGAGGCCGAGAAAGATGATCAAGTGCCTGACCAAGCACCTCCGGTCCCTGTTATTAAATTGCCTAGGAAGAAAATGGTGCCCTCAAAATCCACTCGCAGGAGTAAAAGACTTAAATAG